A single genomic interval of Panthera tigris isolate Pti1 chromosome E1 unlocalized genomic scaffold, P.tigris_Pti1_mat1.1 chrE1_random_Un_scaffold_69, whole genome shotgun sequence harbors:
- the LOC122236281 gene encoding titin-like isoform X2, translating into MLAPPKELTETLVPFLDTDSFGELPPGPDEDLNDQLTQHQRLPEVVPVPGWDQNQTIAPPPHLKSKTKTVGLDQAEDHQSFEILVPSLDSQSSKPTKFIVSPLNLKKDLAQHRRLAKVVGTPNQFANKEHLQQQLQDDYLDSNMGLLYPEENLPMGFPGGPDQLPNFSEEAEIPPPLQKTPNHLESPEEAESFLPQGEAQAQHPEPSEETETSLLEQEAPSQRPESLKDGNSANPQEAPAEPSSTPEEVEPSSVQQEASAHPTEAPEEVEPSPTPQEAPAQPPEPSKDIISQLLAHHEVNVLSPSQSEAQKPSFPNVTVKPLDLTITLTQPAEHPEEAGPTPVQQEAPAQPAERLEEVEPTPVQQEAPTLVPEFPIEYLTQLAVSDEVTSLPLGQYPDYLMFPRVIGKPLDVEFTTTPGPDKGVESSIAQQEAPPQPLEHTEEAELSLTQQETSGKPPEEVEPSSEQETPGQPSEPPGVIDPSLRQQETPAQPSVPPEEGKPSLSKQEPPAQLPDRFGEAELSPTQEEALAQLAELLNEAESSTQQETPAQSPGEIESSATLQEQPAQPPELPSREVEPSPTQQEHPAQPLWHHKMTVSPPGHYHDQHLNLPNVSVKPPDVQLTMTAEPTTEVGPSPVRHETIAQPSVPLNVEPFETQHEAPTLPPQSPEVESLPVQQETPTQSPESTTQEKLPTQQETPVQYPEYPGEVEPSTTQQEALAQQSQAPEEGESSSTQEEAPTQLPEAQEEGEPSPLQEEGQGQHPQASEGSEPPTTQEEAPVQHPQTPEEVEPSSTQQEAPAQYPQASEEGEPFPTQPETPTQYPEPLEGTEPSPAQSEATTQHPNPRGEVKPATYQEAPSQHPQTSEEINPSATQQEATAQHPEPSGEVEPSPTQQEAPAHSPEHQVVTVFPQGQNQAQLLLLPNVTVKPVDSSVTMTSESTNEVEASPLREEASAQSGVSPEQLEPSPIQQEVPHQHPAPPENVESSPVQHEVSTPPEDFPEEIELSPSQQESSALPQVPVASIEPSPIQQEVPAQQPKPNEGVESFPVQYEHPAQPPGSSTDVVAQSPVQHEVTFSPPGPGEDQHPVLPNITGKPVDLRIFLSPQATKEVKHLPVQQDVPAQSPIPPEKVEFAPAQSKHLSQSPESPEDESSPGQQEVLAQTPDPPKAVDPASGQQEAPAQSVVPQLAPAQPSEPPEKVEPSPVQQEVPAQPSEPPNEAESSPTPQEALVQSPVPQQAPAVSPEPPKEVEPSPTLQEAPAQPSEPPNEAESPTQQVAPAQFPVLQESPAISPEPPKEVEPSPTPQEPPAQPSEPGNEAESFPTQQGAPVVSPEPPKEVEPSTQQEAPPQPSDPPEKVEPSPVQQETLSLPLEPLKEIEPSLTQQEVQAQPSEAPEKVEPSPILQQSPTQPPEPSKEAETPPAQQEAPVQPPEPPEEVVAQPPVHNEVTVPPLGQEQAQHPNLPNVTVQPADLELTVTPEPTVEAEHSTIMQQTIAPPEDLEVTFPHSEHIQHPTLTKVTVKPLDPGLTITPESTTETEPSVTMQETPTQPPEPPKEVVQYPSQQEVTVPTPSKDQGQQPTLPSVTAHRVDLGLTITPEPTTEAEHSTPVKETTAPPPKDLEVTLAHPEQVQSQHPNLTEVTVPPMDLELTVTAGSSVETEPSPTMRDTPTQPPEPPKEVVVQYPFQQEVTVPTPSKDQGQHPASPIIPFRHVELTITPEPITEAEHSTTLKKTTTPPPKDPEVTLAHPKQVQSQHRNLTEVTVPPMDLEIPVSQQPESFETGFPPTTEHPVVHFVNYTSEKAYTTLTWQPEQNATTNLKICERCTCKEETLSCVGLSPQQRLRRVPVLEPDTYNGTFTILNFQGNSISHIDENVWKGYRWAEKLCHVILRGSCSVSGNALGGGEWTGPPGCHPVSLSVISFSPRQTAGRKQMILTNHQKVNSRLAASQRLRHSPLFIPLRRQFHISQRHKKAFTASLVEQCDLKLFTADIIM; encoded by the coding sequence ATGTTGGCCCCGCCTAAGGAGTTGACCGAGACTTTGGTTCCATTCCTGGACACGGATTCGTTTGGAGAACTACCCCCAGGGCCAGATGAGGATCTGAATGACCAGCTAACCCAGCATCAAAGGCTCCCAGAGGTGGTTCCAGTGCCAGGTTGGGATCAGAATCAGACCATAGCTCCGCCTCCTCATCTCAAAAGTAAGACTAAAACTGTAGGTTTAGATCAGGCCGAAGATCACCAGTCATTTGAAATACTTGTTCCATCTCTGGATAGTCAGAGTTCAAAGCCAACAAAGTTTATTGTTTCACCCCTAAACCTGAAGAAAGATCTAGCTCAGCATCGAAGGCTTGCCAAAGTTGTTGGAACTCCAAACCAATTTGCAAATAAAGAGCACCTACAACAACAGCTGCAGGATGATTATTTAGATTCCAATATGGGTCTCCTGTATCCTGAGGAGAACCTACCTATGGGTTTCCCAGGGGGACCAGATCAACTTCCAAACTTCTCTGAGGAGGCTGAAATTCCTCCACCCTTGCAGAAGACCCCAAATCATCTAGAGTCCCCTGAGGAAGCTGAATCTTTTTTGCCCCAAGGGGAGGCTCAGGCTCAGCATCCAGAGCCCTCTGAAGAGACAGAAACATCTCTACTTGAGCAGGAGGCTCCATCTCAGCGTCCAGAGTCCCTTAAGGATGGAAATTCAGCAAACCCACAAGAAGCCCCAGCTGAGCCTTCAAGTACCCCTGAAGAGGTCGAACCTTCTTCAGTCCAGCAGGAAGCCTCAGCTCACCCTACAGAGGCCCCCGAGGAAGTGGAACCTTCTCCAACCCCCCAGGAGGCCCCTgctcagcctccagagccatCTAAGGACATCATATCTCAACTGTTAGCACATCATGAAGTAAATGTGCTATCTCCAAGTCAGAGTGAAGCTCAGAAGCCAAGCTTCCCCAATGTCACTGTTAAACCTCTGGATCTTACCATAACTCTAACTCAGCCTGCGGAGCACCCTGAGGAGGCTGGACCTACCCCAGTCCAGCAGGAGGCCCCTGCTCAGCCTGCAGAGCGCCTCGAGGAGGTTGAACCTACCCCAGTCCAGCAGGAGGCCCCAACTCTAGTTCCAGAGTTCCCTATCGAGTATTTAACTCAACTTGCAGTAAGTGATGAGGTGACATCTCTACCTCTAGGTCAGTATCCAGATTATTTAATGTTTCCCAGGGTTATAGGTAAGCCTTTAGATGTGGAATTTACCACAACTCCAGGGCCTGATAAAGGTGTTGAATCTTCTATAGCCCAGCAAGAGGCCCCACCTCAGCCTCTTGAACATACTGAGGAAGCAGAACTTTCTCTAACCCAGCAAGAGACCTCGGGTAAGCCTCCAGAGGAGGTTGAGCCTTCAAGTGAGCAGGAGACCCCAGGTCAGCCTTCCGAGCCTCCTGGGGTGATTGATCCTTCTCTAAGGCAGCAGGAGACCCCAGCTCAGCCTTCAGTGCCTCCTGAGGAAGGTAAGCCTTCTCTAAGCAAACAGGAACCCCCAGCTCAGCTTCCAGACCGTTTTGGAGAAGCTGAACTTTCTCCAACCCAGGAGGAGGCCTTAGCTCAGCTTGCAGAGCTCCTTAATGAGGCAGAATCTTCAACCCAGCAGGAGACTCCAGCTCAGTCTCCAGGGGAGATAGAATCTTCTGCAACCCTGCAAGAGCAACCagctcagcctccagagctgccTTCCAGGGAGGTGGAACCTTCTCCAACCCAGCAGGAGCACCCAGCTCAACCTCTATGGCATCATAAGATGACAGTTTCACCTCCAGGTCACTACCATGATCAACATTTAAACCTGCCCAATGTCAGTGTGAAACCTCCAGATGTGCAGCTTACCATGACTGCAGAACCCACTACAGAGGTGGGACCTTCTCCAGTTCGGCACGAGACTATAGCTCAGCCCTCAGTGCCTCTTAATGTGGAACCTTTTGAAACCCAGCATGAAGCCCCAACTCTGCCTCCACAGTCCCCTGAGGTTGAATCTTTGCCAGTTCAACAGGAGACTCCAACGCAATCTCCAGAATCTACCACACAGGAGAAACTTCCAACACAGCAGGAGACCCCAGTTCAGTATCCAGAATATCCTGGAGAAGTTGAACCTTCTACAACTCAGCAGGAGGCCCTAGCTCAGCAATCACAGGCCCCTGAGGAGGGTGAATCATCCTCAACCCAGGAGGAGGCCCCGACTCAGCTTCCAGAGGCCCAGGAAGAGGGTGAACCTTCCCCTCTCCAGGAGGAGGGCCAGGGTCAGCACCCACAGGCCTCCGAGGGGAGTGAACCACCTACAACCCAGGAGGAGGCCCCAGTTCAGCATCCACAGACCCCTGAGGAGGTTGAACCTTCTTCAACCCAGCAGGAGGCTCCAGCTCAGTATCCTCAGGCATCAGAGGAGGGTGAGCCTTTTCCAACCCAACCAGAGACCCCAACTCAGTATCCAGAGCCCCTTGAGGGGACTGAGCCTTCTCCAGCCCAGTCAGAGGCCACAACTCAGCATCCAAATCCCCGTGGGGAAGTTAAACCTGCAACCTATCAGGAGGCCCCAAGTCAGCATCCACAGACCTCTGAGGAAATTAACCCTTCTGCCACTCAACAGGAAGCCACAGCTCAACATCCAGAGCCTTCTGGTGAGGTTGAACCTTCTCCAACCCAACAGGAGGCCCCAGCTCACTCTCCAGAGCATCAGGTGGTAACAGTTTTTCCTCAAGGTCAGAATCAAGCTCAGCTCCTGCTGTTGCCTAATGTCACTGTTAAACCTGTGGATTCCTCAGTTACCATGACCTCAGAATCCACTAATGAGGTTGAAGCTTCTCCACTCCGAGAAGAGGCCTCAGCTCAGTCTGGAGTGTCCCCTGAGCAGTTGGAACCTTCTCCAATCCAGCAGGAGGTCCCACATCAGCATCCAGCGCCCCCTGAAAATGTGGAATCTTCTCCAGTCCAGCATGAAGTCTCAACTCCACCCGAAGATTTTCCTGAGGAAATTGAACTTTCTCCAAGCCAGCAGGAGAGCTCAGCTCTGCCTCAAGTGCCTGTTGCAAGTATAGAACCTTCTCCAATCCAGCAAGAGGTCCCAGCTCAGCAACCAAAGCCCAATGAGGGGGTCGAGTCTTTTCCAGTTCAGTATGAGCATCCAGCTCAGCCTCCAGGGTCCTCTACAGATGTTGTAGCTCAGTCTCCAGTACAGCATGAGGTGACATTCTCACCTCCAGGTCCAGGTGAAGATCAGCATCCAGTGTTGCCTAATATCACAGGTAAACCTGTGGATCTGAGGATTTTCCTAAGTCCCCAGGCAACTAAGGAGGTTAAACATCTTCCAGTGCAGCAGGATGTCCCTGCTCAATCTCCTATTCCCCCTGAGAAAGTTGAATTTGCTCCAGCTCAGTCCAAGCATCTTTCCCAGTCTCCAGAGTCCCCTGAAGATGAGTCTTCTCCAGGCCAACAAGAGGTCCTAGCTCAGACTCCAGACCCCCCTAAGGCTGTGGACCCTGCTTCAGGCCAACAGGAGGCCCCAGCTCAGTCTGTAGTCCCCCAGCTGGCCCCAGCTCAGCCTTCAGAGCCTCCTGAGAAGGTAGAACCATCTCCAGTTCAGCAGGAAGTCCCAGCTCAGCCTTCAGAGCCCCCTAATGAGGCAGAATCTTCTCCAACCCCGCAGGAGGCCCTGGTTCAGTCTCCTGTCCCCCAGCAGGCCCCAGCTGTATCTCCTGAGCCCCCTAAGGAGGTAGAACCTTCTCCCACACTGCAGGAGGCCCCAGCTCAGCCTTCAGAGCCCCCTAATGAGGCAGAGTCTCCAACCCAGCAGGTGGCCCCAGCTCAGTTTCCAGTCCTCCAGGAGTCCCCAGCTATATCCCCTGAGCCCCCTAAGGAGGTGGAACCTTCTCCCACACCTCAGGAGCCCCCAGCTCAGCCTTCAGAGCCCGGTAATGAGGCAGAATCTTTTCCaactcagcagggagccccagtTGTATCCCCTGAGCCCCCTAAGGAGGTAGAACCTTCCACACAGCAGGAGGCCCCACCTCAGCCTTCAGACCCTCCTGAGAAGGTGGAACCATCTCCAGTCCAGCAGGAAACCCTATCTCTACCTCTCGAGCCACTTAAGGAGATAGAACCTTCTCTAACACAACAGGAGGTACAAGCTCAGCCTTCAGAGGCCCCTGAGAAGGTAGAACCATCTCCAATTCTGCAGCAGTCTCCAACTCAACCTCCGGAGCCCTCTAAGGAGGCAGAAACTCCTCCAGCCCAGCAGGAGGCCCCAGTTCAGCCTCCAGAGCCACCTGAGGAGGTTGTAGCACAACCTCCAGTCCATAATGAGGTGACAGTTCCACCTCTAGGACAAGAGCAAGCTCAGCATCCAAACTTGCCCAATGTTACTGTTCAGCCTGCTGACCTGGAGCTTACTGTAACTCCAGAACCTACTGTGGAGGCTGAGCATTCTACAATCATGCAGCAGACTATAGCTCCTCCAGAGGACCTTGAGGTGACATTTCCACATTCAGAGCACATTCAGCATCCAACCTTAACTAAAGTCACAGTTAAACCTTTGGACCCAGGGCTTACCATAACTCCAGAATCCACTACAGAGACTGAACCTTCTGTAACCATGCAAGAGACCCCaacccagcctccagagccacctAAGGAGGTTGTTCAGTATCCGTCCCAACAGGAAGTGACAGTTCCTACTCCAAGTAAGGATCAAGGTCAGCAACCAACATTGCCCAGTGTCACAGCTCATCGTGTGGACTTGGGGCTTACCATAACTCCAGAACCTACTACAGAGGCTGAACATTCTACACCCGTGAAGGAGACTACAGCTCCTCCTCCAAAGGACCTTGAGGTGACACTTGCACATCCAGAGCAGGTTCAGAGTCAGCATCCAAACCTGACTGAAGTCACAGTTCCACCTATGGACCTGGAACTTACTGTAACTGCAGGATCCAGTGTGGAGACTGAACCTTCTCCAACCATGCGAGACACCCCAActcagcctccagagccaccTAAGGAGGTTGTAGTTCAATATCCATTCCAGCAGGAAGTGACAGTTCCAACTCCAAGTAAGGATCAAGGTCAGCATCCAGCATCACCCATCATCCCATTTCGTCATGTGGAGCTTACTATAACTCCAGAACCTATTACAGAGGCTGAACATTCGACAACCCTGAAGAAGACTACAACTCCTCCCCCAAAGGACCCTGAGGTGACACTTGCACATCCAAAACAGGTTCAGAGTCAACATCGAAACCTGACTGAAGTCACGGTTCCACCTATGGACCTAGAAATTCCTGTAAGTCAGCAACCAGAGTCATTTGAGACAGGTTTTCCTCCAACAACTGAACATCCTGTGGTGCATTTTGTAAACTATACCTCAGAAAAGGCATACACAACTTTAACTTGGCAACCAGAACAGAATGCCACCACAAACCTCAAAATATGTGAGCGCTGTACCTGCAAAGAGGAGACACTGTCGTGTGTTGGTCTCAGCCCACAGCAGAGGCTCCGCAGAGTGCCCGTGCTGGAGCCCGACACCTACAACGGCACCTTCACCATCTT